A region of Rhinoraja longicauda isolate Sanriku21f chromosome 1, sRhiLon1.1, whole genome shotgun sequence DNA encodes the following proteins:
- the chmp3 gene encoding charged multivesicular body protein 3, whose product MGLFGKSQERPPKDLVSEWSGKIRKEMRVIDRQIRDIQREEEKVKRSVKDAAKKGQKDVCIILAKEIVRSKKAVSKLYASKAQMNSVLMSMKNQLAVARVTGALDKSTEVMKAMQNLVKIPEIQATMRDLSKEMMKAGIIDEMLEDTFESMEDEDMEEAAEMEIDKILFEVTAGALGKAPSKVTDALPEPEPEPEPVPIGATAASDEGEAEGDIEQMQSRLAALRS is encoded by the exons GTTTCAGAATGGTCAGGAAAAATAAGAAAGGAAATGAGAGTGATTGACAGACAAATTCGAG ATattcagagagaagaggagaaagtAAAGAGGTCTGTGAAAGATGCTGCAAAGAAGGGTCAAAAGGACGTTTGCATCATTTTAGCAAAAGAAATTGTTCGATCAAAGAAGGCTGTGAGCAAATTGTACGCTTCAAAAGCACAAATGAATTCTGTCCTCATGAGTATGAAGAACCAACTAG CTGTAGCGAGAGTCACTGGTGCCTTAGACAAGAGTACCGAAGTGATGAAAGCCATGCAGAATTTAGTAAAGATTCCCGAAATTCAAGCCACCATGAGAGATCTATCCAAAGAAATGATGAAG GCAGGGATTATTGATGAGATGCTGGAGGATACTTTTGAGAGTATGGAAGATGAAGATATGGAAGAGGCAGCAGAGATGGAAAttgacaaaatactttttgagGTTACTGCAG gtGCTCTTGGGAAAGCTCCCAGCAAAGTCACGGATGCTCTCCCAGAGCCAGAGCCAGAGCCGGAGCCGGTGCCAATAGGGGCCACGGCTGCATCAGATGAAGGCGAGGCAGAGGGGGATATTGAACAAATGCAGTCGCGGCTGGCAGCACTCCGGAGTTGA